From the genome of Niabella agricola, one region includes:
- a CDS encoding cell division protein ZapA, whose amino-acid sequence MSQEENLIPANIMIADRHFRIKVEPADEETVRHSIKIINDKVMEFKKTFPGKDMQDYVSMVLIWFATEFKAEAASSMDSGSIMEKLDQLEAILDSELGS is encoded by the coding sequence ATGTCACAGGAAGAAAATCTGATCCCTGCCAATATTATGATTGCCGACCGGCATTTCCGTATCAAGGTGGAGCCGGCCGATGAAGAAACCGTTCGTCACTCCATCAAGATCATTAATGACAAGGTAATGGAGTTTAAGAAAACATTTCCCGGAAAGGATATGCAGGACTATGTATCGATGGTGCTGATCTGGTTTGCCACCGAATTTAAGGCAGAAGCCGCATCATCTATGGACTCCGGCAGCATCATGGAAAAACTGGACCAACTGGAAGCCATCCTCGACAGTGAATTAGGGAGTTAG
- a CDS encoding glycoside hydrolase family 127 protein, whose product MLSKYNFFRSCLTAWAIFLSVLCQGQEAKVKDELRPALSVKLTGFIEQRLHAAYNNRILTQDVNRLVVPFRNRTETRCWQSEFWGKWFTSAVLAYRYRPDIVLKKKLDAAVEQLIATQTSDGYIGNYAPAARLEQWDIWGRKYCLLGLLAYYDLQKDTKTLEAAKKLADHLIQELKDKNTLIVKKGNHRGMASSSVLEPICLLYSRTGEKRYLEFAKEIVKEWESESGPQLISRSAVPVAHRFPRPANWFGWEQGQKAYEMMSCYEGLLELYRLTGKQEYKEVVEHTWSSIEQTEMNITGSGSAAECWFGGKALQTLPVSHYQETCVTATWIKLNQQLLKLTAAAKYADAIEQSFYNSLLGAMTPLGTDWAKYSPLSGYRPRGEEQCGMGLNCCVASGPRGLFTLPLSSVMHQAKGIRVNFFVPGVYELTTPARQKVLVSQETNYPVKGAVALKLQLEKPETFSISIRIPSWSAQTVLMINGEPASSPTGGQYFTITRGWKNGDHISLNLDMRGRLVYSGNGDQHFAIQYGPLVLARDSRLGGPDTDDALVPVAGNNGYINLEPCEVKNNTFWVTFKAWVKTESHKEGPTDPVPVLLCDYASAGNTYSDASRFRVWTPLLFEPRYAK is encoded by the coding sequence ATGCTTTCAAAATACAATTTCTTTAGATCATGCCTGACCGCTTGGGCGATATTTTTATCGGTGCTTTGCCAGGGGCAGGAGGCAAAGGTTAAAGATGAGCTCAGGCCTGCGTTGTCCGTAAAACTCACGGGTTTTATAGAGCAACGGCTCCATGCTGCTTATAATAATCGCATACTTACTCAGGATGTGAACCGGTTGGTAGTTCCGTTTCGCAACCGTACGGAAACCCGTTGCTGGCAGTCTGAGTTTTGGGGTAAGTGGTTTACATCTGCAGTGCTGGCTTACCGGTATCGTCCTGATATAGTTCTTAAAAAGAAACTGGATGCTGCTGTAGAGCAACTTATTGCTACTCAAACCAGCGATGGTTATATTGGCAATTACGCTCCGGCGGCCAGGCTTGAACAGTGGGATATATGGGGACGGAAATATTGCCTGCTGGGGCTTCTTGCTTATTACGATCTTCAAAAAGATACCAAAACGCTGGAGGCAGCTAAAAAGCTGGCCGATCATCTTATTCAGGAACTAAAAGATAAGAATACTTTGATAGTCAAAAAAGGCAATCACCGGGGCATGGCTTCATCGTCGGTATTGGAGCCCATTTGTCTTTTGTATAGCCGTACCGGCGAAAAGCGCTACCTCGAATTTGCGAAAGAGATTGTAAAAGAGTGGGAATCTGAAAGTGGCCCCCAACTAATCAGCAGGTCGGCAGTACCGGTTGCGCATCGTTTTCCCAGACCTGCTAACTGGTTTGGCTGGGAACAAGGACAGAAGGCCTATGAAATGATGTCTTGTTATGAGGGATTATTAGAACTATATCGTTTAACGGGTAAGCAGGAATATAAAGAGGTCGTGGAGCATACCTGGAGCAGTATTGAACAAACAGAAATGAATATTACCGGCTCAGGATCTGCTGCTGAATGCTGGTTTGGAGGTAAAGCTTTACAAACACTGCCGGTAAGCCATTACCAGGAAACCTGTGTAACCGCCACATGGATCAAGCTAAATCAGCAATTATTAAAACTAACAGCTGCAGCAAAATATGCCGATGCCATTGAACAGTCGTTTTATAACAGCCTGTTGGGTGCCATGACACCCCTTGGTACTGATTGGGCTAAATACAGTCCGCTTTCAGGGTACAGGCCACGGGGAGAGGAGCAGTGTGGCATGGGATTAAACTGTTGTGTAGCCAGTGGTCCCCGTGGATTATTTACGCTGCCGCTTAGTTCGGTAATGCACCAGGCAAAAGGGATCAGGGTAAATTTTTTTGTGCCGGGTGTTTATGAACTAACCACGCCTGCCCGGCAAAAGGTACTGGTATCGCAGGAGACGAATTATCCGGTAAAGGGTGCTGTTGCACTTAAGCTTCAACTGGAAAAACCTGAAACCTTTTCCATTTCCATCCGTATTCCCTCCTGGAGCGCTCAAACAGTACTAATGATTAACGGGGAGCCCGCCTCTTCTCCAACTGGCGGGCAGTATTTTACTATTACCAGGGGCTGGAAAAACGGTGATCATATTTCTCTTAATCTTGATATGCGCGGACGGTTGGTGTATTCCGGAAACGGCGATCAACATTTTGCGATACAGTATGGCCCCCTGGTATTGGCAAGAGATAGCCGTTTGGGCGGGCCTGATACCGATGATGCCTTAGTTCCGGTTGCTGGTAACAATGGTTACATAAATTTAGAGCCCTGCGAAGTAAAAAATAATACGTTTTGGGTTACTTTCAAAGCTTGGGTTAAAACAGAATCGCATAAAGAAGGCCCTACAGATCCAGTACCCGTATTGTTATGCGATTATGCCTCGGCCGGCAACACGTATTCAGATGCTTCCCGCTTCAGAGTTTGGACGCCGCTTCTTTTTGAGCCGAGATATGCAAAATAA
- a CDS encoding glycosyltransferase, whose protein sequence is MQQHPVSVIVCGKDEARNFARNIPGLLFQEYPTSHQILIVNDNSVDDSQYVLQELNARYGGLTVLNLRQKAQHIPGKKYPLSMGIREAAHEILLLTDADCVPATEFWLQKMQEPYEDGVEIVLGYGAYHKHPGFLNKVIRYETFHSALQYLSYALAGHPYMGVGRNLSYKKNLFLKNKGFSDLNHLPGGDDDLFINKVATGKNTTIVIDAEAHTLSSPKKTWKEWRFQKNRHFSTSKYYKPKHQILLGLYSLSHFLFYFLVIACSIWYDWRVGLGILAGKSVIQQLIFGRSLKKLNEADLQKWVLLMDLWTVCYYLLFAPALVRKEKKTWN, encoded by the coding sequence ATGCAGCAGCACCCCGTAAGCGTGATTGTATGCGGCAAAGACGAGGCCCGCAATTTTGCCCGGAATATTCCAGGGCTGCTGTTCCAGGAATATCCGACCAGCCACCAGATATTGATTGTTAATGACAATTCGGTAGACGACAGCCAGTATGTTTTACAGGAACTGAATGCCCGATATGGCGGGTTAACGGTTTTAAACCTCCGGCAAAAAGCCCAGCATATACCCGGTAAAAAATACCCGCTTTCTATGGGCATCCGGGAAGCTGCACACGAAATTCTTCTATTAACGGATGCCGATTGTGTACCGGCCACGGAGTTCTGGCTGCAAAAAATGCAGGAACCCTATGAAGACGGCGTTGAAATCGTGCTGGGTTATGGCGCATATCACAAACACCCCGGCTTTTTAAACAAAGTGATCCGCTATGAAACCTTTCACAGTGCCCTGCAATATTTATCCTATGCCCTGGCCGGGCATCCGTATATGGGGGTGGGCCGGAACCTGAGTTATAAAAAAAATCTTTTCCTGAAAAACAAAGGATTTTCCGACCTCAATCATCTCCCGGGGGGTGATGATGATCTTTTTATTAATAAAGTGGCTACCGGAAAAAACACCACCATCGTTATTGACGCCGAAGCACATACCCTCAGCAGTCCTAAAAAAACCTGGAAAGAATGGCGGTTCCAGAAAAACAGGCATTTCAGCACTTCTAAATATTACAAACCTAAGCATCAGATCCTGCTAGGATTATACAGCTTGTCTCATTTTTTATTCTACTTTTTGGTTATTGCCTGCAGCATCTGGTACGACTGGAGGGTTGGATTGGGCATCCTGGCTGGAAAATCAGTGATTCAGCAGCTGATTTTTGGCCGCTCGCTAAAAAAGCTAAATGAGGCCGATCTGCAGAAATGGGTACTGCTGATGGACCTGTGGACGGTATGTTACTACCTGCTTTTTGCCCCCGCCCTTGTAAGAAAAGAAAAAAAAACCTGGAATTAA
- a CDS encoding RagB/SusD family nutrient uptake outer membrane protein, giving the protein MRYFLSKIYTLLIALYVLLNVGCGKKFVNLVPQHVIDVGSYYKTESDIRAVLTGTYGSLRDIYNSYWVYTELPSDNAQVFTENEGGYGEFDWLTYRATGGVSGPWNQAYRTIASANIILDHIGGISMSDSLRQQYIGEAKFIRALMYFNLVKFYGAVPLVLKEIKTEAEAYSYKRSTAGDVYQQIEIDLKEAQGLLPAKFTGANTGRVTSGAAMALLGKAYLQQSRWTDAALILKQVIPLYVFEPALSKLFGPGNDKNSEVIFSVQYLSGGQGLGNSFAHSFAPSKSGTSIVSLGAGSNNTGTQDLYDAFEAGDLRKTSYVGVFKDGTNPKIYYWAKKFVYNVPVLNDGDNDWPVLRYSDVLLMYAEALNQNDKTEEALSYINKTRVRAGLSPLTGLSKETTQSAVEKERRLELCFEGHRWHDLIRWGKEVSTMQAFKTKYQSIDTRLSNMSITPDRKLYPVPYREINLNPLLLPQNPGY; this is encoded by the coding sequence ATGAGGTATTTCCTTTCAAAAATATACACTTTACTTATTGCACTATACGTGCTGTTGAACGTAGGCTGCGGAAAAAAGTTTGTAAACCTTGTTCCTCAACATGTTATTGATGTGGGGAGTTATTATAAAACTGAGTCAGACATACGTGCCGTGCTTACCGGTACTTATGGTAGCTTGAGGGATATCTATAATAGTTACTGGGTTTATACAGAGCTGCCCTCGGATAACGCCCAGGTCTTTACCGAAAACGAAGGCGGATACGGAGAGTTTGATTGGCTTACCTACCGGGCAACAGGTGGTGTATCCGGGCCCTGGAACCAGGCTTACCGTACCATTGCATCTGCCAACATCATTCTCGATCATATTGGTGGCATTAGCATGTCAGATTCCTTAAGGCAGCAATACATTGGCGAGGCAAAGTTTATCAGGGCGCTTATGTATTTTAACCTGGTAAAGTTTTATGGAGCGGTGCCGCTTGTACTGAAGGAAATAAAAACAGAAGCGGAAGCCTATTCTTATAAGCGCAGCACAGCTGGTGATGTGTATCAACAGATAGAAATAGATTTGAAAGAGGCACAGGGTTTGTTGCCGGCCAAATTTACAGGTGCCAATACAGGACGTGTCACCAGCGGAGCCGCTATGGCGCTCCTGGGAAAAGCTTACCTGCAACAAAGCAGGTGGACAGATGCAGCGCTTATATTAAAACAGGTTATTCCGCTTTATGTATTTGAGCCTGCATTGTCTAAGCTCTTCGGACCAGGCAATGATAAAAATTCAGAAGTTATCTTTTCAGTTCAGTATTTATCCGGAGGCCAGGGACTTGGAAACTCTTTTGCCCATTCTTTTGCTCCGTCCAAATCCGGAACCTCCATTGTAAGCCTGGGCGCGGGGAGTAATAATACCGGGACGCAGGATCTATATGATGCTTTTGAAGCTGGTGACTTACGCAAAACAAGTTATGTGGGTGTATTTAAAGATGGTACTAACCCCAAGATCTATTATTGGGCAAAGAAATTTGTATATAATGTACCGGTTCTTAATGATGGCGATAATGACTGGCCCGTGTTGCGTTATTCCGACGTATTATTGATGTATGCCGAAGCGTTGAACCAAAATGATAAGACAGAAGAAGCGCTTTCTTATATTAATAAAACAAGGGTAAGAGCGGGGTTGTCGCCGCTTACCGGATTGTCTAAAGAAACTACACAATCGGCTGTTGAAAAAGAACGAAGACTTGAGCTTTGTTTTGAAGGGCATCGCTGGCACGATCTGATCCGGTGGGGCAAGGAAGTATCAACCATGCAGGCATTTAAAACCAAATATCAATCGATTGATACAAGGCTCTCCAATATGAGCATTACTCCAGACAGGAAGTTATATCCTGTTCCTTACAGGGAAATTAATCTGAACCCTCTTTTATTACCTCAAAACCCAGGTTATTAA
- a CDS encoding serpin family protein produces the protein MKQWRLFFLGGWTALILGSCSKAISGKPDPKSSKQTPIAISAPVSASMSAFSFSFFKELQKKQPSGSNIFISPLSLHMAMSMVANGATGETRDEILDALQAKDLSADSLNAACFTLLEELPKADPAVTLGLANVVFYKNSFPVEASFLKTLNDYYKAGAAGLSFQPSDLPVINKWASDHTNGKITKVLDQLDPDLVLLLMNALYFKGDWRVKFDKSQTRPETFTKADGSTMQVNMMHRTDTIRYAAATDFDAIQKPYGNGQFTLTVLLPKTNAVADLFNQMDAQKWDALQHSFYTTKLEIGIPSFKLKQEFTLNQTLEAMGIKKAFGSGASFDALSKAAVQINLVKQNTFAALDEEGTEAAAVTTVGINVTSAGPPSRFICNRPFGIIISEHTSKSILFMGAISQPVALP, from the coding sequence ATGAAGCAATGGCGATTGTTTTTCCTGGGCGGTTGGACAGCACTCATACTTGGCAGCTGCTCAAAAGCCATTTCCGGCAAACCGGATCCCAAGTCTTCAAAACAAACGCCTATTGCCATTTCAGCCCCGGTAAGCGCATCAATGTCGGCATTTTCATTCTCTTTTTTTAAGGAGCTTCAAAAAAAGCAACCGTCTGGCAGCAATATTTTCATTTCACCCCTGAGCTTACATATGGCCATGAGTATGGTAGCCAATGGGGCAACGGGCGAAACCCGTGACGAGATCCTTGACGCGCTGCAGGCAAAAGACCTGTCGGCCGACTCCCTGAACGCCGCCTGTTTTACCCTTCTGGAAGAGCTGCCTAAAGCCGATCCGGCGGTAACCCTCGGCCTTGCCAATGTGGTATTTTACAAGAACAGCTTTCCGGTTGAAGCATCTTTTTTAAAAACCCTGAACGATTATTATAAAGCGGGAGCCGCCGGTTTATCGTTTCAACCGTCGGATCTGCCAGTTATCAACAAATGGGCCAGCGACCATACCAACGGCAAGATCACCAAAGTACTGGATCAACTGGATCCGGACCTGGTGCTGTTATTGATGAACGCCCTGTACTTTAAAGGAGACTGGCGGGTTAAATTTGACAAAAGCCAAACCCGGCCCGAAACATTTACAAAAGCAGACGGATCTACGATGCAGGTGAATATGATGCACCGTACAGACACCATTAGATATGCTGCTGCCACCGATTTTGATGCCATTCAAAAACCATACGGCAACGGACAGTTTACCCTTACCGTTCTTCTGCCCAAAACAAATGCCGTTGCTGACCTTTTTAACCAGATGGACGCACAAAAATGGGATGCCTTACAGCATTCTTTTTACACTACAAAGCTGGAGATTGGGATACCCAGCTTTAAGCTGAAACAGGAGTTTACACTCAACCAAACCCTGGAAGCCATGGGCATCAAAAAGGCCTTTGGCTCCGGGGCCAGCTTTGATGCACTAAGTAAGGCTGCTGTTCAGATCAACCTTGTAAAGCAAAACACTTTTGCAGCCCTGGACGAAGAGGGTACAGAGGCCGCTGCTGTAACCACCGTTGGCATTAACGTTACTTCGGCGGGCCCTCCCTCCCGGTTTATCTGCAACCGACCTTTTGGAATCATCATCAGTGAACATACTTCAAAAAGTATACTGTTTATGGGAGCTATTTCTCAACCCGTAGCATTACCATAG
- a CDS encoding FAD-dependent oxidoreductase, translating to MNYSDKKNRRRFIRAAAIIIPGIWALPGNGAANLFQTTGGSNQSFDIVIYGATPGGITAAVAAAREGRSVALVEPLGIAGGMMSGGLAFSDSNQMFRSTLGGLFEEFHKRVEKVYTDRGITLNYRVADKGTQHWTYEPHVAEKVFHELLSEAGVKLFLNEMLVGVTKRQKAIMLIKTNTDRSYKGKVFIDASYEGDLMAAAKVGYKVGRESRDELGESLAGAAYPKKPVPVSAFNAAQQPLPFINGAAMLAEGAGDHRIMTYSFRLCLSEDPSNRIPFSPPEGYNADRYEVFRRYYKVAPNSGIPFDLYPLPGNKLDGNNGIGHQLSTGLVGENWDYPEASPERRREIWQQHVVYTQGLLYFLMTDPAVPEKVRVRMKNMGYAKDEFVQYGHFPPVLYVREARRMVGSYFLTQKDILEDKEKPDAIGMGSFPIDSHDCQRIAKPDGGFINEGTIFPAKTRIDGRGIAYQIPYRCIIPKANECTNLLVPVCASASHVAFCSLRVEPAWMVMGESAGIAAALAIESKATVQQVDIAQLATRLKAKGQVLTF from the coding sequence ATGAACTATTCTGATAAAAAAAACAGACGTCGTTTTATTCGAGCGGCAGCCATCATTATTCCGGGCATATGGGCTTTGCCCGGTAATGGCGCAGCAAATCTTTTTCAAACAACGGGGGGAAGCAATCAAAGCTTTGATATTGTTATTTACGGTGCTACACCGGGAGGCATTACAGCAGCCGTAGCCGCTGCCCGTGAGGGAAGGTCGGTTGCCCTTGTAGAACCGCTGGGTATTGCAGGAGGTATGATGAGTGGCGGCCTGGCTTTCAGCGATTCGAACCAGATGTTCAGGTCAACACTGGGCGGGCTTTTCGAGGAATTTCATAAGCGTGTAGAAAAAGTGTATACGGATCGGGGCATTACACTTAATTACCGGGTAGCAGACAAGGGCACCCAACACTGGACTTATGAGCCGCATGTAGCAGAAAAGGTATTTCACGAACTTTTAAGCGAAGCGGGCGTAAAGCTTTTTTTGAATGAAATGCTGGTGGGAGTGACGAAGCGGCAAAAGGCTATAATGCTGATTAAAACCAATACCGACCGATCATATAAAGGCAAAGTTTTTATTGATGCCAGTTACGAAGGGGACCTGATGGCTGCTGCAAAAGTAGGCTACAAAGTAGGCCGCGAGAGCCGGGATGAACTGGGTGAATCACTGGCGGGTGCAGCTTATCCCAAAAAGCCGGTGCCGGTATCGGCTTTCAATGCTGCGCAGCAACCTTTGCCATTTATTAACGGCGCTGCTATGCTGGCTGAAGGTGCCGGCGATCATCGTATCATGACCTATAGCTTCCGGCTCTGCCTGTCAGAAGATCCTTCCAACCGCATTCCGTTCTCACCACCCGAGGGGTATAATGCTGACCGGTATGAAGTATTTCGACGGTATTACAAAGTAGCGCCCAATAGCGGTATTCCGTTTGACCTTTACCCGCTGCCGGGAAATAAGCTGGACGGTAACAATGGTATCGGTCACCAGCTCTCTACCGGCCTGGTGGGTGAAAATTGGGACTACCCCGAAGCATCGCCGGAACGCAGGCGGGAAATCTGGCAGCAGCACGTTGTTTATACACAGGGGCTATTGTATTTCCTGATGACGGACCCGGCTGTACCTGAAAAAGTAAGAGTGCGTATGAAGAATATGGGCTACGCTAAAGATGAGTTTGTACAATATGGTCATTTCCCTCCTGTACTTTATGTACGGGAAGCCCGGCGAATGGTGGGCTCCTACTTTTTAACGCAAAAGGATATTCTGGAAGATAAAGAAAAGCCGGATGCCATTGGAATGGGATCTTTTCCCATCGATTCACACGACTGCCAGCGGATTGCAAAGCCTGACGGAGGATTTATTAACGAAGGCACTATTTTCCCTGCGAAAACCAGGATCGATGGAAGGGGCATTGCATACCAGATTCCTTACAGATGTATTATACCAAAGGCCAATGAATGTACTAACCTGCTGGTGCCGGTGTGCGCTTCGGCTTCGCATGTAGCTTTTTGCTCGCTGCGGGTAGAACCTGCGTGGATGGTAATGGGGGAGAGTGCCGGCATTGCAGCAGCACTGGCGATAGAAAGTAAAGCTACAGTGCAGCAAGTAGATATCGCGCAACTCGCTACACGGCTGAAGGCAAAGGGACAGGTACTGACTTTTTAA
- the pheT gene encoding phenylalanine--tRNA ligase subunit beta, with protein sequence MIISYKWLNEYLPVNQAGQPVSVERLSQILTSIGLEVEAIHEYEELKGGLKGLVVGEVLETQPHPNADKLKLTKVSIGENAPLHIVCGAPNVAAGQKVVVAPVGTTIYPLNGAPVTMKLAKIRGEESQGMICAEDEIGLETSHDGIMVLPADVTPGTPASEYFQSYSDTIFEIGLTPNRMDAMSHWGVARDVCAYLSHHDKKAVRPKLPETNSFKAPKGKAPLKVTVENKTACPRYSGICIDRIKVGESPKWLQHFLKAIGLRPINNIVDITNFIQHETGQPLHAFDADKIRGNQVIVKNLPEGTLFTTLDEKERKLSAEDLMICDAEGGMCIGGVFGGLESGVTDQTTRIFLESACFDPVTIRKTSFRHGLRTDAATRFEKGTDISATVNVLKRAAALILEICGGTLSSDIYDIYPEPQSRKEIALKYHYLKKLSGKNYHPDAVKSILQSLGFEVEKDTIDSLLISVPYHKPDIELPADVVEEILRIDGLDNVEIPTSIKITPSIDETVESESVKEKIVSFLVGSGHHEILTNSITNKAYYSEQELSTVVRMKNSLSTELNIMRPDMLETGLEILVRNLNRKNENLRLFEFGKTYSINKKGKFEEPDHLCIYLTGNQQNAGWKQPAIKYDFFALKGTVEKALALCGLTGFQYEEVQESNFQYGLEVKSGTVSLGKLGAVHKNLLARFDIKQPVFYADLSWTAILKAALKHKTQFTSIPRFPAVQRDIAMIAPQELPYGLVETTIRKLNLKKLQSVQLFDVFVSDKLGAGKKSLAVSFTFLDEEKTLTDTEIDGWMKKIMQSLERDLQVEIRK encoded by the coding sequence ATGATCATATCCTACAAATGGCTGAATGAATACCTTCCTGTAAACCAGGCAGGACAACCGGTAAGTGTGGAACGGCTCAGCCAGATTTTAACTTCCATCGGACTGGAAGTGGAAGCCATTCATGAGTACGAAGAGCTGAAGGGCGGTTTAAAAGGCCTGGTAGTAGGCGAAGTGCTGGAAACCCAGCCACACCCGAATGCCGACAAATTAAAACTGACAAAAGTATCCATTGGCGAAAATGCTCCGCTGCACATCGTATGCGGCGCTCCCAATGTGGCCGCCGGTCAAAAAGTAGTTGTAGCGCCAGTGGGCACAACCATTTACCCGCTGAACGGAGCTCCTGTTACCATGAAACTGGCCAAGATCCGTGGCGAAGAAAGCCAGGGAATGATCTGCGCTGAGGACGAAATCGGCCTGGAAACCTCCCATGACGGCATTATGGTGTTGCCGGCGGATGTAACACCCGGCACACCCGCTTCCGAGTATTTTCAAAGCTATTCCGATACCATTTTTGAAATCGGGCTTACCCCAAACCGCATGGATGCCATGAGCCATTGGGGGGTAGCAAGAGATGTTTGCGCCTATCTTTCCCATCACGATAAAAAAGCGGTGCGGCCAAAGCTCCCGGAAACCAATAGTTTTAAAGCGCCCAAGGGTAAGGCTCCCCTGAAGGTAACCGTAGAAAACAAAACTGCCTGTCCCCGGTACAGCGGTATCTGTATCGACCGTATTAAAGTGGGCGAATCACCTAAATGGCTGCAGCACTTTCTGAAGGCTATTGGACTGAGGCCCATAAACAATATCGTAGATATCACCAATTTCATTCAACATGAAACGGGTCAGCCTTTGCATGCTTTTGATGCAGATAAGATCCGCGGCAACCAGGTGATTGTCAAAAACCTTCCGGAAGGCACGCTTTTTACCACACTGGATGAAAAAGAGCGTAAACTGAGCGCCGAAGACCTGATGATCTGCGACGCCGAAGGCGGTATGTGTATCGGCGGTGTATTTGGCGGGCTGGAAAGCGGGGTAACCGACCAAACCACCCGTATCTTCCTGGAAAGCGCCTGCTTCGACCCGGTTACCATCCGCAAAACTTCTTTCCGGCATGGATTAAGAACCGACGCGGCCACCCGTTTTGAAAAAGGAACGGATATTTCAGCCACAGTAAATGTGCTGAAACGTGCCGCTGCGCTGATCCTGGAAATCTGCGGAGGAACCCTTAGCTCGGATATTTATGATATCTACCCGGAACCACAGTCCCGGAAAGAGATCGCACTCAAATACCATTATCTTAAAAAGCTCAGTGGCAAAAACTATCATCCGGATGCCGTAAAGTCGATCCTTCAGTCGTTGGGTTTTGAAGTAGAGAAAGACACGATTGACTCCCTGCTGATTTCTGTTCCTTATCATAAACCGGATATCGAACTGCCAGCCGATGTGGTGGAAGAGATCCTGCGGATTGACGGATTAGATAATGTAGAAATTCCTACCTCCATAAAAATAACCCCTTCAATAGACGAAACGGTTGAGAGTGAATCAGTAAAAGAAAAGATCGTATCTTTTTTAGTAGGTTCAGGACATCATGAGATCCTGACCAATTCCATCACTAATAAGGCGTATTATTCGGAACAGGAATTGAGCACGGTTGTAAGGATGAAAAACAGTCTCAGCACCGAGTTAAATATCATGCGTCCGGATATGCTGGAAACCGGGCTCGAAATTTTGGTACGGAACCTGAACCGGAAGAACGAAAATTTGAGATTATTTGAATTCGGCAAAACGTACAGTATCAATAAGAAAGGAAAATTTGAAGAACCCGATCACTTATGCATTTATCTAACCGGCAACCAGCAGAATGCCGGCTGGAAACAACCCGCTATCAAGTACGATTTCTTTGCGTTAAAGGGTACTGTTGAAAAAGCGCTGGCATTATGCGGGCTTACCGGTTTTCAGTATGAGGAAGTACAGGAGAGCAATTTTCAATACGGACTGGAAGTAAAATCGGGTACCGTAAGCTTAGGTAAGCTGGGTGCGGTTCATAAAAACCTGCTGGCGCGGTTCGATATCAAGCAACCTGTATTTTATGCCGACCTGAGCTGGACGGCTATTTTAAAAGCGGCGCTGAAACATAAAACCCAGTTTACATCCATTCCCCGCTTTCCGGCGGTACAGCGGGATATCGCCATGATTGCTCCGCAGGAATTACCCTACGGGTTAGTTGAAACCACCATCCGAAAATTAAATCTCAAGAAATTGCAATCTGTGCAGCTTTTCGACGTTTTTGTTAGTGATAAACTGGGCGCCGGTAAAAAGTCGCTTGCAGTTAGTTTTACCTTCCTCGATGAGGAAAAAACATTAACGGATACAGAAATTGATGGCTGGATGAAAAAGATTATGCAAAGTTTGGAAAGAGATTTGCAGGTAGAGATCCGGAAATAA
- a CDS encoding TlpA family protein disulfide reductase produces MMMKNIVILVWLALKIAPTAAQDGGGWKLSLDALVPDFGFALKKGGDSVKISDYKGKLVLINFFATWCGPCRAELPRVQQEIWGQYKNNPRFALFVFGREEDWDKLNAFVKQTKFGFPVLADPDRRIFSLFADSFIPRNLVLDETGKIIYQSIGYDKKEFKTLLDLLEKRLSKL; encoded by the coding sequence ATGATGATGAAAAATATCGTTATCCTGGTATGGCTGGCATTGAAAATAGCACCCACCGCCGCCCAGGACGGAGGCGGCTGGAAGCTGTCCCTGGATGCTCTGGTGCCCGATTTTGGTTTCGCTCTTAAAAAGGGGGGCGACTCTGTAAAAATCAGCGATTACAAAGGGAAATTGGTGCTGATTAACTTTTTTGCAACTTGGTGCGGGCCCTGCCGGGCCGAGCTGCCCAGGGTGCAGCAGGAGATCTGGGGCCAGTACAAAAACAATCCCCGGTTTGCGCTATTTGTTTTCGGACGCGAGGAAGACTGGGATAAGCTGAATGCTTTTGTAAAGCAAACGAAGTTTGGGTTTCCGGTGCTGGCGGACCCCGACCGGCGGATTTTTTCGCTTTTTGCGGATAGCTTTATTCCCCGCAATCTTGTTTTAGATGAAACCGGCAAAATTATTTACCAGTCGATTGGGTACGACAAAAAAGAGTTTAAAACGTTGTTGGATCTTTTAGAGAAGCGCCTTTCCAAATTATAG